CGCGGTCGTCACGAACGACCCCGACGTCGCCGAGGCGGTGGGCGCGCTGCGCCACCACGGGCGGTTCGGCCGCACGATCGACAACTTCCCCGGCATCGCCACCACCACCGGCCTGGTCGGCGTGAACAGCAAGATGGACGACGTCCAGGCCGCGGTGCTGCTGGCCAAGCTCGGCCGGCTGGAAGAGGACATCCGCCGCCGTGCGGTCCTGGCCGAGCGGTACGCCGAGGCGCTGGCCGGTGTGCCGGGCGTGCGGAAGCTGCCGTCAGTGGTCACGCGCCGGGGCAGTGTGCGCGGCGTCTTCTACGTCTACGTGGTCGAAGTGGACCGGCGGGACGAGCTGGCGGCGCACCTGGCCGGGCTCGGTGTCGGCACGGAGACCTACTACCCAGTGCCGATGCACCTCCAGCCGTGCTTCGCCGACCTCGGCCACCGCCCCGGCGACTTCCCCCACGCGGAGGCGGCGTGCCGTCGCACGCTTGCGTTGCCGCTGTACCCGGATCTGCCGCCCGGCGACGTGGACCGGGTATGCGACGCGATCCGCTCCTTCTACCTCGGACGGCGCGCGTGACGATCCAGTTCTTCCCACCGGACCTGTTCGACCGCGACCTGCTGCTGGAGGTGGTGGAGCAGGTCGGGCTGACCGCGGACCAGAAGTTCATCCTCGGCGAGCGCACGGCGGAGTTCGAGGCGGTGCTGCGGGACTCGCTCGGCGTCGCGGACGCGGTGGCGTGCGGCAGCGGCACTTCCGCGTTGACGCTGGTGCTGCACGCGATGGGCGTGGGGCCGGGCGACGAGGTGATCGTGCCCGCGTACGGGTGCGCGCCGCTGGCGTCCGCGCCGTTGCTGCTGGGCGCGACGCCGGTGTTCGCCGACGTGGACCCGTGGACGATGGTGGTCGACCCGGCCGAGGTGGACAAGCTCGTCACCGAGCGCACGAAGGTCGTCATGCCCGCGCACATGTTCTCGGTGATGGCGGACATGCCCGCGTTGCGGCGGATCGCCACCGCGGCGGGCGCGCGGCTGCTGGAGGACTCCGCGGTCGGGCAGGGCGGTGTGCTCGCCGGTCGGCCCGCCGGGACCTGGGGCGACGCGGGCGTGTTCTCGTTCGTGCAAGTCAAGACGTTCGGGATGCCCGGTGAGGGCGGCATGGTCGTCACCGGAGACCCGGCGCTCGGCCGGGCGGTGCGGATGCTGCGCAACCACGGCCAGGACGGCGGGCAGCGGTTCGTGCACCACCGGGTCGGCTACAACAGCCGGTTCGACGAGGTGATGGCCGCGTTCCAGCTGCGCCGGTTCGCCACCCTGCCCGACCGGTTGGAACGGCGGGCGCGGATCGGCGAGTACTACACCGACCGGTTCGCCGGGCTGGAGGGCCGGGGCGTCCTCGCGCCGCCGCCGGGCCGGGACGGGCGCTGCTTCTACGTCTACTCGCTGCTGGCCGACCGGCGTGACGCGCTGCGCGACCACCTGACCGCCCGCGGCATCGGCACGCACATCTACTACCAGGCCCCGCTGCCGCGCCAGCCCGCGTTCGCCGGGCACGCGCAGCCGGACCGCGACTGGCCGGCCGCCGCATCGGCCGCGCGGCGCCAACTGGCCATCCCGATCCACCCCCACCTGACCGACGCGGAGGTGGAGCACATCGCCGACGAAGTCTGCCGGTTCGCGGCCACACCCGGTCCCACGGCCTGAGGAGGCCCCGATGACGACCACCGTCGCGCCCGGATCCACCGGTGCGTACGTGAAGCTCGCCAAGCTCGACATCGTCGACTACTACCTCGGCGTCCTGGTGGTGTGGGCGCTGCTCGCGCCCGCGCTGCGGCTGGACGGCGGCGTGCTGGCCACGATGGGGGTGTTCCTGGTCGGCGAGGTGTTCGTGATCGTCGCGATGGTCGCCCTGGACGACCTCACCGGGTACCGGGACGGCAGCGACATCGCGAACTACGCCCCCGACGCCCCGGCGCGCAAGCTCAACCGCAAACCGCTCGTCGCGGGCACCCTCACCGAGCCGCAGGTGCTGCGGTTCGGGCTGATCACGGCGGTGGTCGGCGCGGCGGTGTGGCTGGGCGCGCTGGCGATCGCACCACACCGTCCGATGTGGACTCTTGTGCTGGTCGCGGTCACGTACTTCTTCGCCCTCCAGTACTCGTGGGGCGTCAAGCTGAGCTACCACGGCTTCCAGGAGTTCTTCCTGGCGGCGTTGGGCTGGGCGCTGGTGATCGCGCCGTACGGCCTGGTCACCGGCGGGGTGGACGGCGTGGTGGTCGTGCAGGCGCTCATCTTCGGCCTGGGGCCGCTGCTGTTCGGCGTCTACTCCAACACCAACGACGTGGCGGGCGACCGGCGGGTCGGCCGGCCGACGGTGGCCGCGCTGACGTCACCGCGCGGGAACATGCTTTTCGTCGCGGGCGTCTCGGCGTGCGAGCTGCTGCTGATCCTGGCGCTGCCGCTGGTCGGCGGGCCGTGGTGGTTCCCGCTCGCGCTGCTGCCCACGATCCTGTTGCGGGCCAGGCAGTTGCGGGTCGGTTTCGGCGAGGGCGACATCCTGCGGGCCCGGCGGATCGGCATCGACGTGCACCGGGTGACCGTGGTGACGCTGGTCGTGGTGAACCTGGTGGTCCGGTGACCGACCTCGACGTGGCCGTGATCGGCGGCGGGATCGCCGGGTTGGCCGCCGCGCACGAACTGACGCGGGCGGGCCGCGAGGTGCGGGTGTTCGAGGCGGCGGACCACGTCGGCGGGCGGATGGCGACGCGGCGGGTGTCCGGGTTCGTGGTCGACAGCGGCGCCGAGCAGATCTCCACCCACGGGTACCCGCACACGTGGGAACTGTTGCGGCGCCTGGGTCTCGACACCGTGCCGAAGATCGGGCGGCAGCTGGGGGTGTGGCGTGGCGGCCGGGTCCGGCGAGGGCTCGCGCACCCGCTGGGGCTGGTCACCGGCGCGGGGCTGTCCGTCCGGGCGCGGGCCGACTTCCTGCGGGCGAGCCGGGCAAACGGGGTCGACACCGAACGTCCGGAGGCGTCCCCGCTGGGCACGGCCACCGTCGCGGAGTTCGCCGCGCCGTGCCACCGGGACGTGCTGGAGTACCTGTGCCAGCCGGTGGTGTCCGGGTTCTTCGGGTGGCAGCCGGAGCGTTCCGCCGCCGCGCCGTTCCTTGGTCTGCTCGGCGCGATCGGCCCCTCCACGGCGTGGCGTGCCTACGACGGCGGCATGGACGTGCTCGCGCGGGCGCTCGCCGCACGGCTGGACGTCACCACGTCGTTCCC
This is a stretch of genomic DNA from Saccharothrix ecbatanensis. It encodes these proteins:
- a CDS encoding DegT/DnrJ/EryC1/StrS family aminotransferase, with translation MTIQFFPPDLFDRDLLLEVVEQVGLTADQKFILGERTAEFEAVLRDSLGVADAVACGSGTSALTLVLHAMGVGPGDEVIVPAYGCAPLASAPLLLGATPVFADVDPWTMVVDPAEVDKLVTERTKVVMPAHMFSVMADMPALRRIATAAGARLLEDSAVGQGGVLAGRPAGTWGDAGVFSFVQVKTFGMPGEGGMVVTGDPALGRAVRMLRNHGQDGGQRFVHHRVGYNSRFDEVMAAFQLRRFATLPDRLERRARIGEYYTDRFAGLEGRGVLAPPPGRDGRCFYVYSLLADRRDALRDHLTARGIGTHIYYQAPLPRQPAFAGHAQPDRDWPAAASAARRQLAIPIHPHLTDAEVEHIADEVCRFAATPGPTA
- a CDS encoding DegT/DnrJ/EryC1/StrS family aminotransferase gives rise to the protein MRRHIVEVVENGKFSHGSKVLELESALAAYTGAAHVIGVNSGTDALVLLLRACGLRPGDEVVVPAFSFIASASSVVLAGGRPVFADVEPDGYGLDPGSVAAVAGPRARFVMPVHLFHHLADMTGLGEVARGLGLTVVEDSAEAIGMRYDGVHAGLLGAGGVLSFFPTKTLGALGDAGAVVTNDPDVAEAVGALRHHGRFGRTIDNFPGIATTTGLVGVNSKMDDVQAAVLLAKLGRLEEDIRRRAVLAERYAEALAGVPGVRKLPSVVTRRGSVRGVFYVYVVEVDRRDELAAHLAGLGVGTETYYPVPMHLQPCFADLGHRPGDFPHAEAACRRTLALPLYPDLPPGDVDRVCDAIRSFYLGRRA
- a CDS encoding UbiA family prenyltransferase, with product MTTTVAPGSTGAYVKLAKLDIVDYYLGVLVVWALLAPALRLDGGVLATMGVFLVGEVFVIVAMVALDDLTGYRDGSDIANYAPDAPARKLNRKPLVAGTLTEPQVLRFGLITAVVGAAVWLGALAIAPHRPMWTLVLVAVTYFFALQYSWGVKLSYHGFQEFFLAALGWALVIAPYGLVTGGVDGVVVVQALIFGLGPLLFGVYSNTNDVAGDRRVGRPTVAALTSPRGNMLFVAGVSACELLLILALPLVGGPWWFPLALLPTILLRARQLRVGFGEGDILRARRIGIDVHRVTVVTLVVVNLVVR